A genomic window from Treponema maltophilum ATCC 51939 includes:
- a CDS encoding PD-(D/E)XK nuclease family protein, with protein MQTVQSALEAYIDDPAVFFVFPTDIAASAWSDYALRLKKAVALERFTAWDKFKSEAVRAEKQDKNSIPSPLRKLFVLQLLRQNAEKPFFLSLVPGEYASNPAVFADWLTSLVPCLALWKRKRSERRGLADAERSGDAEGRGDAGILSDVGIFNDVGILSDAEDADLHELEKHYRSFLDSHNLFEPAWEKPPLKDSGRRYVIVYPEILQDFEEYRPILEQSPFIELIPVPDFPVDDSVCDFYSYPNARTELRETVLRIEELCSNRTKNQNPQNQNAGAAELLDWDDIAVSVPDLETLAPYILREFGLRNIPVKLRSGKKLGLYPAGRLFALIKNCADESFSFDSLRSLLSENAFPWKDKTAANQLIEFGIKNNCLCSYGGIDVWEEAFAKNGGEERALALYRKLKQAVSSMRGAPNFQKLRERYFAFRSVFFDPQKFSAEANLVIGRCIGELASLIDIEQTYPDAAQCADPFDFFVRVLDSKEYLAQSSGGGVNVFSYKVAAGAPFKRHFILNASQDSLTLVYRPLSFLSDEKRAHLGANDTDVSALFVRLYALHSEYPMSVSCSEKTFSGYTIAHNIFSSCTNRVASEISGALGADSFENEKNFLHGRAPFPAFLYSVQKNGFLSWAVSGDSKLEPVSCSLSEAAALSVPELKKRIDAYVRCAQTGAIRVSPSNLNVFFTCPLQWLFSRVLKIAEYDPEASLVDDLSVGTLFHEIIRRVLSQLQSERIPLYAENGSLPEKLCEAVLSFTHEVIASLPESCSLQKKLSPLTIENFKMQEDALAEVLIAFFTEFVLWFSGYTVVSLEEPLSFDCGGRQLEGKIDCVLQKAEGGDIFIVDFKTGNMPSASECLKLPGTEFKNYQLAAYMYLYEKCKCGGKPWVSGAGFFSIYQKKPSTVVGFLTFALDEKKTNPYRKANIIERNFIGEDGVSPVGQTFALLEEAANVYARELGDPKLSLFTDPERLYRLPDGQRVPYKTCAACRYKTLCRTVYSLGRQR; from the coding sequence ATGCAAACGGTACAGAGCGCGCTCGAAGCGTACATAGACGACCCGGCGGTTTTTTTTGTATTCCCGACCGACATAGCCGCTTCCGCGTGGTCGGATTATGCGCTTCGGTTAAAAAAGGCCGTTGCGCTGGAGCGCTTTACCGCGTGGGACAAGTTTAAAAGCGAAGCCGTCCGCGCCGAAAAGCAGGATAAAAACAGCATTCCGTCCCCCTTGCGCAAACTCTTTGTGTTGCAGCTTTTACGGCAAAATGCCGAAAAGCCTTTTTTTTTGTCGCTTGTACCGGGCGAATACGCTTCAAATCCCGCGGTGTTTGCGGATTGGCTTACATCGCTTGTGCCCTGCCTTGCCCTGTGGAAGCGCAAGCGCAGTGAACGCCGTGGACTCGCCGATGCCGAACGTTCCGGCGACGCCGAAGGCCGCGGCGATGCCGGCATTCTCAGCGATGTCGGCATCTTCAATGATGTCGGCATCCTCAGTGATGCCGAAGATGCCGATTTGCACGAATTGGAAAAACACTACCGTTCTTTTTTGGATTCGCATAATCTGTTTGAGCCCGCATGGGAAAAGCCTCCGCTTAAAGACAGCGGCCGCCGCTATGTCATTGTGTATCCGGAAATTTTACAGGATTTTGAAGAATACCGCCCGATTTTGGAACAGTCGCCTTTTATAGAACTTATTCCCGTACCGGATTTTCCCGTTGACGATTCGGTGTGCGATTTTTATTCGTATCCGAACGCGCGCACTGAACTGCGGGAAACGGTCTTGCGTATAGAAGAACTTTGTTCGAACCGGACGAAAAATCAAAACCCGCAAAATCAAAATGCGGGCGCCGCCGAACTGTTGGACTGGGACGATATCGCCGTCAGCGTTCCCGATTTGGAAACCCTTGCTCCGTACATTTTGCGCGAATTCGGCTTGCGTAATATTCCCGTTAAGCTTCGTTCGGGAAAAAAACTCGGCCTGTATCCCGCCGGGCGGCTTTTTGCTTTGATTAAAAATTGCGCCGACGAATCTTTTTCGTTCGATTCGCTGCGCTCCCTGCTTTCGGAAAATGCCTTTCCGTGGAAGGATAAAACCGCTGCAAATCAGCTTATCGAATTCGGTATAAAAAACAACTGCCTCTGCTCGTACGGCGGCATCGATGTGTGGGAAGAAGCTTTCGCAAAAAACGGCGGGGAAGAACGCGCCCTTGCGCTGTACCGCAAACTCAAGCAAGCCGTTTCGTCGATGCGCGGTGCACCGAATTTTCAAAAACTGCGCGAGCGCTATTTTGCGTTCCGTTCCGTATTTTTTGATCCGCAAAAATTTTCCGCCGAAGCGAACCTTGTGATCGGACGCTGTATCGGCGAACTCGCTTCTCTTATCGATATAGAACAAACCTATCCCGATGCGGCGCAGTGCGCCGACCCCTTCGATTTTTTTGTGCGCGTTTTGGATTCCAAGGAATATCTTGCGCAAAGTTCGGGCGGCGGCGTGAACGTATTTTCTTACAAGGTGGCCGCGGGCGCGCCTTTTAAACGCCACTTTATTTTAAACGCGTCGCAGGATTCTTTAACGCTCGTGTACCGCCCGCTTTCTTTTTTGTCCGACGAAAAGCGTGCGCATCTGGGCGCAAACGATACGGATGTGTCCGCGCTTTTTGTGCGCCTGTATGCTTTGCATTCGGAGTACCCCATGAGCGTAAGCTGTTCGGAAAAAACTTTTTCGGGCTATACGATTGCGCACAATATTTTTTCGTCGTGCACGAATCGTGTTGCATCTGAAATCTCCGGTGCACTCGGGGCGGACTCTTTTGAAAACGAAAAGAATTTTTTGCACGGACGCGCTCCGTTCCCCGCATTTTTGTATTCGGTGCAAAAAAACGGCTTTTTATCGTGGGCCGTATCCGGCGATTCGAAGCTTGAACCTGTTTCCTGCAGTCTGTCCGAGGCTGCGGCTCTTTCCGTTCCGGAACTTAAAAAGCGCATCGATGCTTATGTGCGCTGTGCGCAAACCGGTGCAATCCGCGTGTCGCCGAGCAATTTGAACGTTTTTTTTACCTGTCCCTTGCAATGGCTTTTTTCGCGCGTGTTAAAAATCGCCGAATACGATCCGGAAGCGTCGCTTGTCGACGATCTTTCCGTCGGAACGCTTTTTCACGAAATAATCAGGCGCGTGTTGTCGCAGCTGCAAAGCGAAAGAATTCCGCTTTATGCCGAAAACGGAAGTCTTCCGGAAAAACTATGCGAAGCGGTTTTGTCGTTTACGCACGAGGTTATCGCGTCTTTACCGGAATCCTGTTCACTGCAAAAAAAATTGAGTCCGCTCACGATTGAAAATTTTAAAATGCAGGAAGACGCCCTTGCCGAAGTTCTTATTGCCTTTTTTACAGAATTCGTTTTGTGGTTTTCGGGCTATACGGTTGTGTCGCTTGAAGAGCCGCTGTCCTTCGATTGCGGCGGCCGGCAGCTCGAAGGGAAGATCGACTGCGTGCTGCAAAAAGCCGAAGGCGGCGATATTTTCATTGTCGATTTTAAAACGGGTAACATGCCGTCCGCTTCCGAATGTTTAAAACTGCCCGGCACGGAATTCAAAAATTATCAGCTTGCCGCTTATATGTACCTGTACGAAAAATGCAAGTGCGGCGGAAAGCCCTGGGTGAGCGGTGCGGGCTTTTTCAGCATTTATCAAAAAAAGCCTTCGACGGTCGTCGGCTTTTTAACATTTGCCCTCGATGAAAAGAAAACAAATCCTTACCGTAAGGCAAATATAATTGAACGGAATTTTATCGGCGAAGACGGCGTTTCTCCGGTTGGACAAACTTTCGCCCTGCTCGAAGAGGCCGCAAATGTTTATGCACGGGAACTCGGCGATCCTAAACTTTCTCTTTTTACCGACCCGGAACGTTTGTACCGTTTGCCGGACGGACAACGCGTTCCGTATAAAACATGCGCCGCCTGCCGGTACAAAACGCTGTGCCGCACCGTATACAGCCTCGGGAGACAAAGATGA
- a CDS encoding UvrD-helicase domain-containing protein, producing the protein MIRADERAFLHPFLERGLNKEQRAAVMNEANCVVAAGAGSGKTFVFARRFAHLIVDKGFAVDTILALTFTKKAAAVMYSRIYALLKKLVESEDAHSLAARHAKAALENFHKARIQTLDSYCAFILRTASRLYGIRPDFSVDDVQIREFVNKEALAFTLGHKDNPSLQSLLGVQSLDKTAADFFAAAVLNYSTIARPFDFETSLQKQRSAVQSVWGGVVKTVTDCAPVLADTDEDSDVLKKLEENLTDAKAVGEYMSTIADAGIPLEKKKGVEKIFAQKIVSFAAAVYVLQKKSARTARYKDALNELRPAYNLLTSCANYLLHFGDLCSLVPLLQEFEKKVNGRKRASGLLSFKDISSLALRILIEQPAVRCAEKKRLNAIMIDEFQDNNEQQRDILFLLAEKIERTAPSAPRPDELCSGKLFFVGDEKQSIYLFRGADVSVFRKLKEDLASKDTALSSNYRSSSALIDAFNALFGGFCGTGQSEQAGQAATEDSLGTSPALLPHSVFLQKERFAPGTPFPPFEAEYTPLTVPEPASPAEDTQTGAEASVHKNSRPPVHVCLLQSEKNTENDEDTANAENEKLNDAESEAVFVVSEAASLIKSGAYKAQDIAILFRTYSNQSLYEAQLRLQGIPYASETVADFFSDAPVNDIYYFLRLIAYPQDVHAFAAVLTSPFVRLPQQSALECASSAEKNAASSPCLFSMQNAESLTGEERARFEKGAELYRTLCDRSGESSCADMVDTLWYCAGYRYETLWTEEGGLFSELYDYLYEIARNTDSRGKSLGGFVDELAALLADNRRLNDMDIPLERSDAVHLIGIHKSKGLEFPVVFICGASAKARGERNTDLLYANDEWGISLNFPPPDKIKDCKKNIFFDLMSVSAKQKAAAELRRLLYVAFTRAEKEVYISGSYYLSADAKELLKKEKADDETLRLFTHIGALCAVARKKAEADPDYVGGTTFFDFLFPVIYDFFDEKSGTVKKNVPFTLEPIPALSRAELKNIAAPKKRQSLAAVQKKLRPLYERASAVQTPALHGRYISPSKLAPPESDTGLSAFSVPQPKFASVLFASAPSPAASAPLIDEIVSSFANGEFGYNHFGTIAHAYAEALFTALPVRLPAEAVSALNETQLKNVKEAAQLMAENFIRSDLGREAKNALWRKNEYAFKLAAEEYEPGSRDVIRGQIDLVYESEGGTLTVVDFKTDAYEDPGRHASQLAVYRRAVSLMRNKDFSLVRTYVYYLRSGHTADLTAQTAKLKIDLSAALFEPYSSLSGIL; encoded by the coding sequence ATGATTCGTGCCGATGAACGTGCGTTCCTGCATCCGTTTTTGGAACGCGGATTGAATAAAGAACAAAGGGCCGCGGTTATGAACGAAGCGAACTGCGTCGTTGCCGCCGGTGCGGGTTCCGGGAAAACCTTTGTGTTTGCGCGGCGTTTTGCTCACTTGATTGTCGACAAGGGTTTTGCCGTCGATACGATTCTTGCGCTGACTTTTACCAAAAAAGCGGCGGCCGTAATGTACAGCCGTATTTATGCGCTGCTTAAAAAGCTTGTCGAATCGGAAGATGCTCATTCTCTTGCCGCACGGCACGCAAAGGCCGCTTTGGAAAATTTCCATAAAGCGCGCATTCAAACCCTCGATTCGTACTGCGCTTTTATTCTCCGAACGGCTTCCCGCCTGTACGGTATTCGTCCCGATTTTTCGGTAGACGACGTTCAAATACGGGAATTCGTAAACAAAGAAGCGCTCGCGTTTACCTTAGGGCATAAAGACAATCCGTCGCTGCAATCCCTGCTCGGCGTGCAAAGTTTGGATAAAACCGCCGCCGATTTTTTTGCCGCAGCCGTTTTGAATTATTCGACTATCGCGCGTCCCTTTGATTTTGAAACCTCTCTACAAAAGCAGCGATCCGCGGTGCAAAGCGTGTGGGGCGGGGTAGTTAAAACCGTAACCGATTGTGCTCCCGTCCTTGCCGACACGGATGAAGATTCCGACGTTTTAAAAAAGCTGGAAGAAAATCTTACGGATGCAAAGGCCGTCGGCGAGTATATGAGTACGATAGCGGATGCCGGTATCCCGCTTGAAAAAAAGAAAGGGGTGGAAAAAATCTTTGCGCAAAAAATCGTTTCGTTCGCGGCGGCCGTGTATGTTTTGCAAAAAAAGAGCGCCAGAACTGCACGGTACAAAGACGCGTTGAATGAATTGCGCCCCGCGTATAATTTGCTCACTTCTTGCGCGAACTATCTTTTGCATTTCGGCGATTTGTGCTCCCTCGTACCGCTTTTGCAGGAATTCGAAAAAAAAGTCAACGGCCGAAAGCGCGCATCTGGCTTGTTGAGTTTTAAAGATATTTCATCTCTTGCGCTGCGTATTTTGATTGAACAGCCGGCCGTGCGCTGCGCCGAAAAAAAACGGCTCAACGCGATTATGATAGACGAGTTCCAAGACAATAACGAACAGCAGCGCGACATACTTTTTTTACTTGCCGAAAAAATCGAAAGAACCGCTCCGTCGGCGCCGCGTCCCGATGAGCTGTGTTCCGGCAAATTGTTTTTTGTAGGAGATGAAAAGCAATCCATTTATTTGTTCCGCGGCGCCGATGTGTCCGTATTCCGAAAACTTAAAGAAGATTTGGCGTCGAAAGATACGGCGCTTTCTTCAAACTACCGTTCTTCGAGCGCATTGATCGACGCCTTCAACGCGCTGTTCGGCGGCTTTTGCGGAACAGGTCAATCGGAGCAAGCGGGTCAAGCGGCAACGGAAGACTCGCTCGGAACCTCGCCTGCGCTTTTGCCGCATTCGGTCTTTTTGCAAAAAGAGCGCTTTGCGCCGGGAACTCCTTTTCCGCCGTTCGAAGCCGAATATACGCCGCTTACCGTTCCCGAACCTGCATCTCCCGCCGAGGATACGCAAACCGGCGCGGAAGCGTCCGTGCACAAAAACTCCCGGCCGCCCGTACACGTTTGTCTTTTGCAAAGCGAAAAAAATACCGAAAACGACGAAGATACGGCAAATGCGGAGAACGAAAAATTAAACGATGCCGAAAGCGAAGCCGTATTCGTCGTTTCTGAAGCGGCATCTCTTATAAAAAGCGGCGCGTACAAAGCGCAGGATATTGCAATCCTGTTCCGCACGTATTCGAACCAATCCCTGTACGAAGCGCAGCTGCGCTTGCAGGGAATTCCGTATGCGTCGGAAACCGTCGCCGATTTTTTTTCCGACGCGCCCGTAAACGATATATATTATTTTTTGCGTTTAATTGCGTATCCGCAGGACGTGCATGCCTTTGCCGCAGTGCTGACTTCGCCCTTTGTGCGTTTGCCGCAACAAAGCGCTCTTGAGTGTGCCTCTTCGGCCGAAAAAAATGCCGCATCTTCTCCCTGCCTTTTTTCAATGCAAAATGCCGAATCTTTAACGGGCGAAGAACGTGCGCGCTTTGAAAAAGGCGCCGAATTATACCGAACTTTGTGCGACCGTTCGGGGGAATCGTCCTGTGCCGATATGGTCGATACGCTGTGGTATTGCGCGGGCTACCGTTATGAAACGCTGTGGACGGAAGAGGGCGGCTTGTTTTCGGAATTGTACGATTATTTGTACGAAATTGCGCGGAATACCGACAGCCGCGGAAAAAGTTTGGGCGGCTTTGTAGACGAACTTGCCGCGCTGCTTGCGGATAATCGGCGGCTTAACGACATGGATATTCCTCTCGAACGTTCCGACGCGGTACACCTTATCGGCATTCATAAAAGCAAGGGGCTTGAATTTCCCGTCGTGTTTATCTGCGGCGCTTCGGCAAAGGCGCGCGGCGAACGGAATACGGATTTGCTGTACGCAAACGACGAATGGGGAATCTCGCTGAATTTCCCTCCGCCCGACAAAATTAAAGATTGCAAAAAAAATATCTTTTTCGATTTAATGTCCGTTTCGGCAAAGCAAAAAGCCGCGGCCGAACTGCGCCGTCTTTTGTATGTCGCCTTTACGCGCGCCGAAAAAGAAGTGTATATAAGCGGCTCTTATTATTTAAGCGCCGATGCAAAAGAACTGCTCAAAAAAGAAAAAGCCGATGACGAAACGCTTAGGCTTTTTACTCATATCGGCGCTTTGTGTGCCGTTGCGCGTAAAAAAGCGGAAGCCGATCCGGACTATGTCGGCGGCACGACCTTTTTCGATTTTTTATTTCCGGTTATATACGATTTTTTCGATGAAAAAAGCGGCACCGTAAAAAAGAACGTGCCCTTTACGCTTGAACCGATTCCCGCCTTAAGCCGCGCCGAACTGAAAAACATTGCCGCGCCCAAAAAACGGCAAAGTCTTGCCGCGGTGCAAAAAAAACTGCGTCCGCTTTACGAGCGAGCTTCCGCCGTACAAACGCCCGCTTTGCACGGCCGCTATATAAGTCCGTCGAAACTTGCGCCGCCCGAAAGCGATACCGGGCTTTCCGCTTTTTCCGTTCCGCAGCCGAAATTCGCCTCGGTTTTGTTCGCCTCAGCTCCGTCCCCTGCAGCTTCCGCCCCCTTAATCGATGAAATCGTTTCCTCTTTTGCAAACGGTGAATTCGGTTACAATCATTTCGGCACAATCGCCCATGCGTATGCGGAAGCGCTTTTTACCGCTCTTCCCGTGCGTCTTCCTGCGGAGGCCGTGTCGGCGCTGAATGAAACGCAGTTGAAAAACGTAAAAGAAGCCGCGCAGCTTATGGCCGAAAATTTTATCCGTTCGGACTTGGGCCGCGAAGCGAAAAACGCGTTGTGGCGCAAAAACGAATACGCCTTTAAACTTGCCGCGGAAGAATATGAACCCGGCTCGCGCGATGTCATACGCGGACAAATCGACCTTGTGTATGAAAGTGAAGGCGGGACGTTGACCGTTGTCGATTTCAAAACCGATGCATACGAAGATCCCGGCCGGCACGCATCCCAGCTTGCCGTGTACCGCCGCGCGGTCTCTCTTATGCGCAATAAGGATTTTTCGCTCGTGCGTACCTATGTGTACTATTTGCGCAGCGGGCATACCGCCGACCTTACCGCGCAAACCGCGAAACTTAAAATCGATCTTTCGGCTGCACTTTTTGAGCCTTACAGTTCACTCAGCGGAATCTTATAA
- a CDS encoding Hsp33 family molecular chaperone HslO encodes MIKAQIQDSELLKHIAGLEKDGMTVFIAADGLFRGALFHGTTFVNQMRCQHDLGILETLALGQATLCTALMIQTMKGREHLKFRCDTNGPLAGFSTEADSTGYVRGYLLQNPIPIDKPLESWDLAPFFGEGTISISRTKEVPGAKKSEVETGVVDIKYRNIAKDLTWYFLQSEQIYTAFNTGIQFDKQGRVIGAGGLFVQVMPDTGGTAGKGKLGESERDDLIARMERAFSACPPLGQWFAEKGKREDIIYGLFREFKPQAVLERDILFDCPCSKERYIESIRALPKAELDDIKHGKVDPLEVVCHNCASVYKIPLSEL; translated from the coding sequence ATGATAAAAGCACAAATTCAGGATTCGGAACTGCTGAAACACATAGCCGGGCTCGAAAAAGACGGCATGACGGTTTTTATAGCGGCAGACGGACTTTTCCGCGGCGCACTTTTTCACGGAACGACCTTTGTCAATCAAATGCGCTGCCAGCATGATTTGGGTATTTTGGAAACGCTCGCGCTCGGTCAGGCGACTTTATGCACCGCCCTCATGATTCAAACGATGAAGGGCCGCGAACATTTGAAATTCCGCTGCGATACGAACGGACCGCTTGCCGGTTTTTCGACGGAAGCCGATTCGACCGGGTACGTGCGCGGCTATCTTTTGCAAAATCCCATTCCTATCGACAAGCCCCTGGAAAGCTGGGACCTTGCGCCGTTTTTCGGTGAGGGTACGATAAGCATCAGCCGCACAAAGGAAGTTCCCGGCGCAAAAAAGAGCGAAGTCGAAACGGGTGTTGTCGATATAAAATACCGCAATATCGCAAAAGATTTAACGTGGTACTTTCTTCAATCCGAGCAAATATACACGGCGTTCAACACCGGCATTCAATTCGACAAACAGGGACGCGTGATCGGCGCAGGCGGTTTATTCGTACAGGTTATGCCCGACACCGGCGGTACGGCGGGAAAAGGCAAACTCGGCGAAAGCGAGCGGGACGATTTAATCGCGCGCATGGAAAGAGCCTTTTCGGCATGCCCGCCCTTGGGGCAATGGTTTGCCGAAAAAGGAAAACGCGAAGATATAATCTACGGTTTGTTCCGCGAATTCAAACCGCAGGCGGTACTCGAGCGCGACATCCTTTTCGACTGTCCCTGTTCGAAAGAACGCTATATCGAATCGATACGCGCCCTGCCGAAAGCCGAATTGGACGACATAAAACACGGCAAGGTCGATCCGCTTGAAGTCGTGTGCCATAACTGCGCAAGCGTTTATAAGATTCCGCTGAGTGAACTGTAA
- a CDS encoding RNA recognition motif domain-containing protein — protein MAQKIYVGNMNYATTEDSLKNAFSQYGEVVSAVVIKDRYTEQSKGFGFVEMADDAAAEAAIAGLNGTEFEGRRIRVNKAEDRPRNPRPRPSYNRSEEGANASY, from the coding sequence ATGGCTCAAAAAATTTATGTCGGAAACATGAATTATGCTACTACGGAAGATTCATTAAAAAATGCTTTTTCGCAGTACGGTGAAGTGGTATCGGCGGTTGTAATTAAAGACCGCTATACGGAACAATCGAAAGGTTTCGGTTTTGTGGAAATGGCCGATGATGCCGCGGCGGAGGCCGCCATTGCCGGTTTGAACGGAACCGAATTTGAAGGCCGCCGTATCCGCGTTAATAAAGCGGAGGACAGACCGCGCAATCCGCGCCCGCGTCCCTCCTATAACCGTTCCGAAGAAGGCGCAAACGCTTCTTACTGA
- a CDS encoding M28 family peptidase, translating to MSFLPDDFGGFIAPGCDRRTFLENLLKKAHIDFDPITTGDCVHLCVRFPSSAYNSLFKIKTVLVHYDRACAPDGSFITPGANDNSAAVFQVLRFAERLMHNEIPLPGGVHNMRIFFTDGEELGASSVSGAKAQGAFALASLFRKLGIINDDVFVLDGCGRGDVLTVSTAGKNSNAPLGFAKRFDALFAHACSLAKEASKGKWISVPVPYGDNAGFLSCGIPAVALTVLPSDEAAVYMRQLQKDKAFAQAVMNRGVAAHGAGFLSKDLSAGSAAGKKNTAALSPAAELRKKGIDPAQSLLLSEKLPRTWRLMHTMLDDETSLTPQSFALMERFLNLLALSRRCA from the coding sequence ATGTCTTTTTTACCCGACGACTTCGGCGGTTTTATTGCGCCCGGCTGCGACCGCAGAACTTTTTTGGAAAATCTGCTGAAAAAAGCGCACATTGATTTTGACCCGATTACAACGGGAGACTGCGTCCACCTGTGTGTGCGCTTTCCTTCGAGCGCTTATAATTCGCTGTTCAAAATAAAAACGGTGCTTGTTCACTACGACAGAGCTTGTGCGCCCGACGGTTCGTTTATTACCCCCGGCGCGAACGACAATTCGGCTGCCGTGTTTCAGGTTTTGCGTTTTGCCGAGCGCCTCATGCACAATGAAATTCCTTTGCCCGGCGGCGTTCACAATATGCGTATTTTTTTTACCGACGGTGAAGAATTGGGCGCTTCTTCGGTTTCCGGTGCAAAAGCTCAGGGCGCGTTTGCACTCGCATCTCTTTTTCGAAAGCTCGGAATCATCAATGACGACGTTTTCGTGCTTGACGGCTGCGGGCGCGGCGACGTGTTGACTGTTTCCACCGCAGGAAAAAATTCGAACGCACCGCTCGGCTTTGCCAAACGGTTCGATGCGCTTTTTGCACATGCCTGTTCTTTGGCAAAAGAAGCCTCAAAAGGGAAGTGGATAAGCGTTCCCGTGCCTTACGGCGATAACGCGGGCTTTTTATCTTGCGGAATTCCGGCCGTGGCGCTTACGGTACTGCCGTCCGACGAAGCGGCGGTGTACATGCGTCAGCTGCAAAAAGATAAGGCCTTTGCGCAAGCGGTTATGAACCGCGGTGTCGCCGCCCACGGCGCGGGCTTTTTGTCGAAGGATCTTTCGGCAGGATCCGCTGCGGGGAAAAAAAATACGGCCGCGCTCTCTCCCGCCGCGGAACTGCGCAAAAAAGGAATCGATCCCGCACAGTCTTTGCTTTTAAGCGAAAAACTTCCCCGCACGTGGCGGCTTATGCATACGATGCTCGATGACGAAACAAGCCTTACGCCGCAGTCGTTTGCGCTGATGGAACGCTTTTTGAATTTACTCGCCCTAAGCCGCCGCTGTGCGTAG
- a CDS encoding alpha/beta hydrolase yields MALIHAQFYSQSLMRNVPFCAFIPIEKPAQGEDAFKKSAQFQKGLKTLYLLHGLSGCETDWITLTCVRAYAAKKNLALIMPSAENRFYIDGALPNERYGTYVGEELVNASRALFNLSERREDTFIAGLSMGGAGAIRSACLYPETFSAAAGLSSAFLNSVHLAGNNPSFSQKWADSVFGSVENMEQTYKNAAKSLKERTKRELYPRFYLGCGTEDFLIEANRDFHRFLSENGIEHRYEESPGIHDWNFWDAGIKKVIDWLCPDTE; encoded by the coding sequence ATGGCACTTATTCACGCACAGTTTTATTCTCAATCGCTTATGCGCAACGTACCCTTTTGCGCTTTTATCCCGATAGAAAAACCTGCACAGGGAGAAGACGCGTTTAAAAAAAGCGCACAATTTCAAAAAGGTTTAAAAACACTGTATTTGCTTCACGGCTTATCGGGCTGCGAAACCGACTGGATCACGCTGACCTGCGTAAGAGCATACGCGGCAAAGAAAAACCTTGCCCTTATTATGCCGTCGGCGGAAAACCGTTTTTACATCGACGGCGCTTTGCCGAATGAACGGTACGGTACCTATGTCGGCGAAGAATTGGTAAACGCATCGCGCGCACTGTTCAATCTTTCCGAACGGCGTGAAGATACTTTTATCGCGGGTTTGTCGATGGGCGGCGCCGGAGCGATCCGCAGCGCGTGCCTGTATCCTGAAACTTTTTCCGCAGCGGCAGGTTTGTCATCGGCATTTTTAAACTCGGTTCACCTTGCGGGAAACAATCCGTCGTTTTCGCAAAAATGGGCCGACAGCGTATTCGGCAGCGTAGAAAATATGGAACAAACTTATAAAAATGCCGCAAAATCCCTTAAAGAAAGAACGAAGCGCGAGCTTTACCCGCGCTTTTATTTGGGCTGCGGCACCGAAGATTTTTTGATCGAAGCGAACAGGGATTTTCACCGATTCCTTTCCGAAAACGGTATCGAACACCGCTATGAAGAAAGTCCGGGCATTCACGACTGGAACTTTTGGGACGCCGGCATAAAAAAAGTTATCGATTGGCTCTGCCCCGACACCGAATAG
- the murQ gene encoding N-acetylmuramic acid 6-phosphate etherase, translated as MSIPVTEQRNPASYQIDTKSTGEILSIINNEDKKVPYAVEGAIPELTKLIDRLVPLLKKGGRLFYLGAGTSGRLGVLDASECPPTYGVSADTVQGFIAGGDEALRRSIEGAEDDENHGVEQLKSAAFSSSDMLIGITASGSAPYVLGAMKYARSLGSPVGAISCNEHSKTFELADFPIFLPVGPEIITGSTRMKSGTAQKLVLNMITTTAMIKLGKVYNNFMIDLMPVNAKLEERSKRLINEITGCGQLRAAEVFEESGKKIRTAIVMASLGVDKIEAEKLLKAGGGNINFAIDAHEKHTDR; from the coding sequence ATGAGCATACCCGTAACCGAACAGCGCAATCCCGCTTCGTATCAAATCGACACGAAGTCTACGGGAGAAATTTTATCGATTATCAATAACGAAGATAAAAAAGTTCCGTATGCGGTCGAAGGTGCGATTCCCGAACTGACGAAGCTGATCGACCGCCTTGTGCCTCTTTTAAAAAAAGGCGGACGGCTGTTTTATCTGGGCGCGGGGACTTCCGGCCGCTTGGGCGTATTGGATGCATCCGAATGCCCGCCGACTTACGGCGTGTCCGCCGACACGGTGCAGGGTTTTATAGCAGGCGGCGATGAAGCGCTGCGCCGATCGATAGAAGGCGCCGAAGACGATGAAAATCACGGCGTCGAGCAGCTCAAAAGCGCCGCTTTTTCTTCTTCCGACATGCTTATCGGCATTACGGCATCGGGCTCGGCACCTTATGTACTCGGTGCGATGAAGTATGCCCGTTCTTTGGGCAGCCCCGTCGGCGCAATAAGCTGCAACGAACATTCAAAAACCTTCGAACTCGCCGACTTTCCCATTTTTTTGCCCGTGGGGCCGGAAATAATTACCGGCTCTACGCGTATGAAATCGGGAACGGCGCAAAAACTCGTTTTAAACATGATTACGACAACCGCGATGATAAAGCTCGGCAAAGTGTATAATAATTTTATGATAGACTTAATGCCCGTAAATGCAAAGCTGGAAGAGCGCTCAAAGCGTTTGATAAACGAAATAACCGGCTGCGGTCAATTGCGGGCGGCCGAAGTTTTCGAAGAATCGGGGAAAAAAATTCGTACGGCAATCGTTATGGCTTCCCTCGGCGTCGATAAAATCGAAGCGGAAAAATTGCTGAAAGCCGGAGGCGGCAACATCAATTTTGCGATCGACGCTCATGAGAAGCACACCGATCGATAA